From the Halalkalicoccus sp. CGA53 genome, one window contains:
- a CDS encoding Gfo/Idh/MocA family protein, translating into MSLRTAVVGAGTVSGSHLSGLAENPRTDLLAVCDVNRESATRAAREHSIVPYTNVDRMIADLDLDCVHVCTPVGTHLPIAERTIEAGIPTVIEKPVTETLEELERLESLAAAHGVPVIPVHQHRFDPAMRRVEELLETGALGTLRGVNLVYSGHTRPDEANRGSWVFDLLGGEFEEGLPHPIYLTLSTGGYPRSEGAICARVALSTEYDRGFAYDGAQLGYVTDEEVLCSATMIAGGMPKRQIHVHGDDRSVVADMILQTVRTVDSDYARSSAAKALRNVDIATQQLAGLGANVRAVAERAIHGDWERKKALNPHFYQFDLVSRALEEGGEPPVSLTESWWTIRLMEELRTAADGESRVPLLDGE; encoded by the coding sequence ATGAGCCTACGTACGGCAGTCGTCGGCGCCGGAACCGTCTCGGGCAGTCACCTCTCGGGGCTCGCGGAGAACCCGCGGACCGACCTGCTCGCCGTCTGTGACGTGAACAGGGAGAGCGCGACGAGGGCGGCGAGGGAACACTCGATCGTCCCCTACACCAACGTCGATCGGATGATAGCGGACCTCGATCTCGACTGTGTGCACGTCTGCACGCCGGTCGGGACCCACCTCCCGATCGCGGAGCGGACGATCGAGGCCGGGATCCCGACGGTGATCGAGAAGCCGGTCACCGAGACGTTGGAGGAGCTCGAACGGCTGGAGTCGCTCGCGGCGGCCCACGGCGTCCCCGTGATCCCCGTCCACCAGCACCGCTTCGACCCGGCGATGCGACGCGTCGAGGAGCTGCTCGAGACCGGGGCGCTCGGGACGCTCCGGGGCGTGAACCTCGTCTACAGCGGCCACACCAGACCCGACGAGGCGAACCGCGGGAGCTGGGTGTTCGACCTCCTGGGCGGGGAGTTCGAGGAGGGGCTTCCCCACCCGATCTACCTCACGCTCTCGACGGGGGGCTACCCGCGGAGCGAGGGGGCGATCTGTGCGCGGGTCGCGCTCTCGACCGAGTACGACCGGGGCTTCGCCTACGACGGCGCACAGCTGGGCTACGTCACCGACGAGGAGGTGCTCTGCAGCGCGACGATGATCGCCGGCGGGATGCCCAAACGCCAGATCCACGTCCACGGCGACGACCGCTCGGTCGTCGCGGACATGATCCTCCAGACGGTGAGAACCGTCGATTCGGACTACGCGCGCTCGTCGGCCGCGAAAGCGCTGCGGAACGTCGACATCGCGACCCAGCAGCTCGCCGGCCTCGGGGCGAACGTCCGCGCCGTCGCCGAACGCGCGATACACGGCGACTGGGAGCGAAAGAAGGCGCTCAACCCACACTTCTACCAGTTCGACCTCGTCTCGCGGGCGCTAGAGGAAGGGGGGGAGCCGCCGGTGTCGCTCACCGAGTCGTGGTGGACGATCCGGCTGATGGAGGAGCTCCGGACGGCCGCGGATGGGGAGAGCCGAGTGCCGTTGCTGGACGGCGAGTGA
- a CDS encoding beta propeller repeat protein — translation MKLGGIVDGRIYASVGRSILGEREGGEGFERVGRVPNPERGRRRPVYGLTTDRRGRALLSPVVGRFPSLTLFPITADLLFAASWRWLFVSRDGGRSWAVSRELPPSSGPKGLLPTGLCHHEGDVYLGEYPLAIDTVPRVLRSEDEGRSWETALSLPDVRHVHAVRADPYTGDLWITTGDTDRESRIGRLRGGSFEVVGSGSQRWRAVDLAFTPESVLWGMDSVYAERNLLFRLDRDALSEGRPEVVHAVDGSVFYATTVETGGERWAVFSTSAESGPDSTAPPEERGTTATDRVRVVAASDANEYTEWTEVVSYGRRRALVDRVNPGGLAPSAGAYVYLDADRERGVVLNPYNTDRDDGRLLRLPVDPARSGLACAVLAA, via the coding sequence ATGAAACTCGGCGGGATCGTCGACGGCCGGATCTACGCCAGCGTCGGCCGGTCGATCCTCGGAGAGCGCGAGGGAGGCGAGGGGTTCGAGCGCGTCGGCCGGGTGCCGAACCCGGAGCGGGGTCGGAGACGGCCGGTCTACGGGCTCACGACCGACCGTCGTGGGAGAGCGCTGCTCTCTCCGGTCGTCGGGCGGTTCCCGAGCCTCACGCTCTTCCCGATCACCGCCGACCTGCTGTTCGCCGCGAGCTGGCGGTGGCTGTTCGTCTCTCGCGACGGCGGGCGGTCTTGGGCGGTCTCGCGCGAGCTCCCACCCTCCTCGGGTCCGAAGGGCCTCCTCCCGACGGGGCTCTGTCACCACGAGGGAGACGTCTACCTGGGGGAGTACCCGCTCGCGATCGACACCGTACCGAGGGTGCTCCGGTCGGAAGACGAGGGGCGGAGCTGGGAGACGGCCCTCTCGCTGCCCGACGTTCGCCACGTACACGCGGTGCGGGCCGACCCCTACACGGGCGACCTCTGGATCACGACGGGCGACACCGACCGCGAGAGCCGGATCGGCCGCCTTCGCGGGGGCTCGTTCGAGGTGGTCGGTTCGGGGAGTCAGCGGTGGCGGGCGGTGGACCTCGCGTTCACTCCCGAGTCCGTGCTTTGGGGGATGGACAGCGTCTACGCCGAGCGCAACCTCCTCTTTCGGCTGGATCGCGACGCGCTCTCGGAGGGGCGACCGGAGGTCGTTCACGCCGTGGACGGGTCGGTGTTCTACGCGACGACGGTCGAGACAGGAGGCGAGCGGTGGGCCGTCTTCTCGACCAGCGCCGAGTCCGGACCCGACTCGACGGCACCCCCGGAGGAGCGGGGGACGACCGCGACCGACCGCGTTCGTGTCGTCGCCGCCTCCGACGCGAACGAGTACACCGAGTGGACGGAAGTGGTCTCCTACGGTCGGAGACGCGCGCTCGTCGACCGGGTGAATCCCGGAGGTCTCGCCCCGTCCGCGGGCGCGTACGTCTACCTCGACGCCGACCGCGAGCGCGGGGTGGTCCTGAACCCGTACAACACCGACCGCGACGACGGCCGGCTCCTCCGACTCCCGGTCGATCCCGCCCGATCCGGGCTCGCGTGTGCCGTACTCGCGGCATAA
- a CDS encoding antibiotic ABC transporter permease, with product MTGPSHAPQLLSETLRYAREREYTGWDYADGMSSELLAMVPVENRWLNLAVQETIKRAPINLRPYAGVIPRQSFKGTGLFAMANVNAARLFDRECYEREADDLLSWLVENRTPGYSGFCGSHQHRIQHPDRMGTLADPDVVSTGFAVQGLLAGEHLDPTYGEMARTAAEFVLTDLEYTEREDGARIKYVPSNTTEYYTVNAVGIGARILVDVYARFGGEELIECATALFDYIVSRQTADGGWYYRDPPESSHLSMDNHHNGFIIECLLRYEAITGADRYTDAIRRAVAFYRKTLFASDGAPNWDERRRYPKDIHAVAQGIIVFSEVGEFEFVERIIDWALGHLYGGGGRFYFREHRLYTKRYTLMRWCQAWMAYALSEYLIALRAEPISAGCRAS from the coding sequence GTGACCGGCCCTTCTCACGCGCCACAGCTGCTCTCGGAGACGCTTCGCTACGCCCGCGAGCGCGAGTACACCGGCTGGGACTACGCCGACGGGATGAGCAGCGAGCTCCTCGCTATGGTCCCGGTCGAGAACCGGTGGCTGAACCTCGCGGTACAGGAGACGATCAAACGGGCGCCGATCAACCTCAGGCCGTACGCGGGGGTGATCCCCAGACAGAGCTTCAAGGGGACGGGGCTGTTCGCGATGGCGAACGTCAACGCCGCGCGGCTGTTCGACCGGGAGTGCTACGAGCGCGAGGCCGACGACCTGCTCTCCTGGCTCGTCGAGAACCGCACCCCGGGCTACAGCGGGTTCTGTGGCTCGCACCAGCACCGCATCCAGCACCCGGACCGGATGGGGACGCTCGCGGACCCGGACGTCGTCTCGACCGGCTTCGCCGTCCAGGGGCTGCTCGCCGGCGAACACCTCGATCCGACGTACGGTGAGATGGCCCGGACCGCCGCGGAGTTCGTCCTCACCGACCTGGAGTACACCGAACGCGAGGACGGCGCGCGGATCAAATACGTCCCCTCGAACACTACGGAGTACTACACGGTCAACGCGGTGGGCATCGGCGCGCGTATCCTCGTCGACGTCTACGCCCGCTTCGGCGGCGAGGAGCTCATCGAGTGTGCGACGGCGCTCTTCGACTACATCGTGAGCCGACAGACCGCCGACGGCGGGTGGTACTACCGCGACCCGCCCGAGAGCTCGCACCTCTCGATGGACAACCACCACAACGGCTTCATCATCGAGTGTCTGCTGCGCTACGAGGCGATCACGGGCGCCGACCGGTACACCGACGCGATCCGCCGGGCGGTCGCCTTCTACAGGAAGACGCTCTTCGCCTCCGACGGCGCGCCGAACTGGGACGAGCGCCGGCGGTATCCGAAGGACATCCACGCCGTCGCCCAGGGGATCATCGTCTTCAGCGAGGTCGGCGAGTTCGAGTTCGTTGAGCGGATCATCGACTGGGCGCTCGGCCATCTCTACGGCGGCGGCGGCCGGTTCTACTTCCGCGAACACAGGCTCTACACCAAACGCTACACGCTGATGCGGTGGTGTCAGGCGTGGATGGCCTACGCCCTCTCGGAGTACCTGATCGCGCTGCGGGCCGAGCCGATTTCGGCCGGGTGCCGGGCGTCGTGA
- a CDS encoding DUF354 domain-containing protein has protein sequence MRYVLFTNTPAHVHLYKHVVRRLLDGGHRVLVLAREYGCTLDLLEYYDLPYRSYGRCDTTKRSLIRNLPEQYATLIRETRRFDPDLIFGMGSYSAHAGLSSGTPTVLVLDSEPTGLDHRLSTPFARTILTPHTFRKDLGESHYRFTGYKECAYLHPEVFSPSTNVRDRLGLGEEVPYAIVRFNAFGSHHDVHARGFTDEQRYALIDHLSEHATVFVSDEGCGIDLEATEARPFDLHPAELHQALAGARLLVADSQTIVTEAALVGTPAIRSNSFVGDDDMGNFIELERNGLVRNLREFDAVLEAATAFATDPALGERVGRRRLDYLGGMVNLTDLLVEVAEGGGEVEGVRGIRRDSPTPGCLVH, from the coding sequence ATGCGCTACGTGCTCTTTACGAACACCCCCGCACACGTCCATCTGTATAAACACGTCGTGCGGCGGCTCCTCGATGGAGGTCACCGGGTGCTGGTTCTCGCCCGCGAGTACGGCTGTACGCTCGACCTGCTGGAGTACTACGACCTGCCCTATCGTTCCTACGGGCGGTGTGACACGACGAAACGGTCGCTCATCCGCAACCTCCCCGAGCAGTACGCGACGCTGATCAGGGAGACCCGCCGGTTCGACCCGGACCTCATCTTCGGCATGGGGTCGTACTCCGCGCACGCGGGCCTCTCCTCGGGGACGCCGACGGTGCTCGTCCTCGACTCGGAGCCGACCGGCCTCGACCACCGGCTCTCGACGCCGTTCGCGCGGACGATCCTCACCCCGCACACGTTCAGGAAGGACCTGGGCGAGAGCCACTACCGGTTCACCGGCTACAAGGAGTGCGCGTACCTCCACCCGGAGGTGTTCAGCCCCTCGACGAACGTCAGGGATCGGCTCGGCCTCGGGGAGGAGGTGCCGTACGCGATCGTCCGGTTCAACGCCTTCGGCTCGCACCACGACGTCCACGCCCGGGGGTTCACCGACGAGCAGCGCTACGCGCTCATCGACCACCTGAGCGAGCACGCGACGGTGTTCGTCTCCGACGAGGGCTGTGGCATCGACCTCGAAGCCACGGAGGCGAGACCGTTCGACCTCCACCCCGCAGAGCTCCACCAGGCGCTCGCCGGGGCGCGGCTGCTCGTCGCGGACTCGCAGACGATCGTGACCGAGGCCGCGCTCGTCGGGACGCCGGCGATCCGCTCGAACTCGTTCGTCGGCGACGACGACATGGGAAACTTCATCGAACTCGAACGGAACGGGCTGGTGAGAAACCTTCGAGAGTTCGACGCGGTCCTCGAGGCCGCGACCGCGTTCGCGACCGATCCGGCGCTCGGGGAACGGGTCGGCCGCCGGCGGCTCGACTACCTCGGGGGGATGGTGAACCTCACCGACCTCCTCGTCGAGGTGGCCGAGGGCGGCGGCGAGGTCGAGGGCGTGCGTGGGATCCGGAGGGACTCGCCTACTCCGGGCTGCCTGGTCCACTGA
- a CDS encoding DUF7344 domain-containing protein — protein MSTEDQETGTAADRSRRLLWGAKRGAERLFEPMLLDQRQLTQGEIFGLLSNSRRRHAIRYLKRNGGRCGMEALVTAIAAEENGIEPDAVERRQYRRVHVSLYQTHLPLLVEKGVLRHDKERHRIELGPRVDELDTYIDGDEEGRSWTTWYLAMVGFYAVGASALVLELTQHSQVLVAAGVLGFAIVAVVHSVEKEAGIAPISGPGSPE, from the coding sequence ATGTCCACCGAAGACCAGGAAACGGGGACCGCCGCCGACCGCTCGCGACGACTCCTCTGGGGAGCGAAGCGGGGCGCCGAGAGGCTGTTCGAACCGATGCTGCTCGACCAGCGCCAGCTCACACAGGGCGAGATATTCGGCCTCCTCTCGAACTCGCGGCGGCGGCACGCGATCCGGTATCTGAAACGGAACGGGGGTCGCTGCGGGATGGAAGCGCTCGTCACGGCGATCGCCGCCGAGGAGAACGGCATCGAGCCGGATGCGGTCGAGCGCCGACAGTACCGTCGCGTTCACGTCTCGCTCTATCAAACTCACCTCCCGCTACTGGTCGAGAAGGGGGTGTTGCGACACGACAAAGAGCGCCACCGGATCGAGCTCGGCCCGCGCGTCGACGAACTCGACACGTACATCGACGGGGACGAGGAGGGTCGGTCGTGGACGACGTGGTACCTCGCGATGGTCGGCTTCTACGCGGTCGGCGCGAGCGCGCTCGTCCTCGAACTCACCCAGCACTCGCAGGTGCTCGTCGCCGCGGGCGTCCTCGGGTTCGCGATCGTCGCGGTCGTCCACAGCGTGGAGAAGGAGGCCGGTATCGCCCCGATCAGTGGACCAGGCAGCCCGGAGTAG
- a CDS encoding glycosyltransferase family 2 protein, producing the protein MYEGRTVGIVIPAYNEEGFVGRVIETAPPYVDRIYAIDDGSSDGTWDEIRRAAARKNRVVGQAISADGGSATLDRQVVALRHPTNRGVGASIKLGYERALSDGLDVVAVMNGDGQMDPEALTLLLDPLAEGEAEFAKGNRLRSPDHREGMSRWRLFGNALLSFLTKVASGYWKTMDPQNGYTAISRSALLRLPLSDLYDRYGFCNDLLVKLNACEAEVADVSIPAVYGEESSTIRYSTFVPGLSVLLVRNFWWRLTRRYLVLDFHPLVFGYAIGLFATVVGAVATLRSVLGPDRGDSRLVSLLLAVVGALSVVAAMVLDMRENERLETRIDGAEGRVDGVER; encoded by the coding sequence ATGTACGAGGGACGCACGGTCGGGATCGTGATCCCCGCGTACAACGAGGAGGGGTTCGTCGGGCGTGTCATCGAGACCGCCCCGCCGTACGTCGACCGGATCTACGCGATCGACGACGGCTCCTCGGACGGCACCTGGGACGAGATCAGGCGTGCGGCGGCACGGAAGAACCGGGTCGTGGGGCAGGCGATCAGCGCGGACGGCGGTTCCGCGACGCTCGACCGGCAGGTCGTCGCGCTCCGTCACCCGACGAACAGGGGTGTCGGCGCGAGCATCAAACTGGGCTACGAACGGGCGCTGTCCGACGGCCTCGACGTCGTCGCGGTGATGAACGGCGACGGCCAGATGGACCCGGAGGCGCTCACGCTCCTGCTCGATCCGCTCGCCGAGGGCGAGGCCGAGTTCGCGAAGGGAAACCGCCTCCGCTCGCCCGACCACCGCGAGGGGATGAGCCGGTGGCGACTGTTCGGCAACGCGCTGCTCTCGTTTCTCACAAAGGTCGCCAGCGGCTACTGGAAGACGATGGACCCACAGAACGGCTACACCGCCATCTCGCGGTCGGCGCTCCTCCGGCTCCCCCTCTCCGATCTCTACGACCGTTACGGCTTCTGTAACGACCTGCTGGTGAAACTCAACGCCTGCGAGGCCGAGGTCGCCGACGTGTCGATCCCGGCCGTCTACGGCGAGGAGTCGAGTACGATCCGCTACTCGACGTTCGTCCCCGGGCTCTCGGTCCTGCTCGTACGGAACTTCTGGTGGCGGCTGACGCGGCGGTATCTCGTTCTCGACTTCCACCCCCTGGTGTTCGGCTACGCGATCGGGCTGTTCGCGACCGTCGTCGGCGCCGTCGCGACCCTCCGATCCGTCCTCGGCCCCGATCGGGGCGACTCCCGTCTCGTCTCGCTGCTGCTCGCCGTGGTCGGGGCGCTCTCGGTCGTCGCCGCGATGGTCCTCGATATGCGCGAGAACGAGCGCCTCGAGACGAGGATCGACGGGGCGGAGGGGCGGGTCGACGGGGTCGAGCGATGA
- the wecB gene encoding non-hydrolyzing UDP-N-acetylglucosamine 2-epimerase, which yields MKLLTVLGTRPQYVKAFPVCRELDGIDHVLIDTGQHYDETLSGVFREELDIPVDYDLDVGSGSHGEQTATMLAEIESVIEAEEPDTVLVYGDTNSTLAAALATAKLPPTLAHVEAGTRSYNRSMPEELNRVMVDHVSDLLFAPTDTAVRNLGNEGITEGVVNTGDVMYDALLLAREYAGDRGVFEELPVDPGEYLLATVHRPRNTDDSERLRTIVSALADASLPVLFPAHPRVRNRLSELGVDLGASIHPIEPVGYLDFVALLDGAERVVTDSGGVQKEAFMLATPCVTLREDTEWDETVERGWNRLVGADGPAIAEALDAEYERADGPPLFGDGTAARAIVAALERG from the coding sequence ATGAAGCTGCTCACCGTCCTCGGGACGCGCCCGCAGTACGTGAAGGCGTTTCCCGTCTGTCGTGAACTCGACGGGATCGACCACGTCCTGATCGACACCGGCCAGCACTACGACGAGACGCTCTCGGGGGTGTTCCGGGAGGAGCTCGACATCCCCGTCGACTACGACCTCGACGTCGGTTCGGGAAGCCACGGCGAGCAGACCGCGACGATGCTCGCGGAGATCGAGTCGGTGATCGAAGCGGAGGAACCCGACACCGTCCTCGTCTACGGCGATACGAACTCGACGCTCGCCGCCGCGCTCGCGACCGCGAAGCTCCCACCGACGCTCGCACACGTCGAGGCCGGCACGCGCAGCTACAACCGGTCGATGCCCGAGGAGCTCAACCGGGTGATGGTCGATCACGTCTCGGACCTGCTGTTCGCCCCCACCGACACCGCGGTGAGAAACCTCGGGAACGAGGGGATCACCGAGGGTGTCGTCAACACCGGCGACGTGATGTACGACGCGCTGTTGCTCGCCCGGGAGTACGCCGGGGACCGGGGGGTCTTCGAGGAGCTGCCGGTCGACCCCGGCGAGTACCTCCTCGCGACGGTCCACCGACCCCGGAACACCGACGACAGCGAGCGCCTCCGGACGATCGTCTCGGCGCTCGCCGACGCGTCGCTCCCGGTGCTCTTCCCGGCACACCCCCGCGTGCGAAACCGACTCTCCGAACTCGGCGTCGATCTCGGGGCCTCGATCCATCCCATCGAGCCGGTCGGCTACCTCGACTTCGTCGCGCTGCTCGACGGTGCCGAACGGGTCGTCACCGACTCCGGCGGGGTGCAGAAGGAGGCGTTCATGCTCGCGACCCCCTGTGTGACGCTCCGCGAGGACACCGAGTGGGACGAGACGGTCGAGCGGGGCTGGAACCGGCTCGTCGGCGCGGACGGGCCGGCGATCGCCGAGGCGCTCGACGCCGAGTACGAGCGTGCCGACGGCCCGCCGCTGTTCGGCGACGGCACCGCCGCGCGAGCGATCGTCGCCGCCCTCGAGCGCGGCTGA
- a CDS encoding polysaccharide deacetylase family protein — protein sequence MDDPYPFALCLTHDVDRPYKTYQSWYYALRERSPYHLRTALTSENPYWRFERLMAIEEELGVRSAFYVLNEPHILTKPPRALSDPTRWLEHLGRYDPTSLEMAAAIRSLDRGGWEIGLHASYDSAGSESRLREEKRVVEGVVGHEVRGVRHHHLRIEGRETWEKHARIGLRYDTSLGSASSYGYEHGYRPLRPFGDEFLVFPLTLMEVALPDVAAAPERAWSVCERLLAEARENRAVCTVLWHPRYFDEREFPGFTELYRRLVDRALAMGAWVGPPGELHGRLVDGPIADC from the coding sequence ATGGACGACCCGTACCCGTTCGCGCTCTGTCTCACCCACGACGTCGACCGGCCGTACAAGACCTACCAGTCGTGGTACTACGCGCTCAGAGAGCGCTCTCCCTACCACCTCCGGACGGCGCTCACCTCGGAGAACCCGTACTGGCGTTTCGAACGGCTGATGGCGATCGAGGAGGAACTCGGCGTCCGATCGGCGTTCTACGTGCTGAACGAGCCGCACATCCTCACGAAACCCCCGCGTGCGCTCTCCGATCCGACCCGCTGGCTCGAACACCTCGGCCGGTACGATCCCACGTCGCTGGAGATGGCGGCGGCGATACGGAGCCTCGACCGGGGCGGCTGGGAGATCGGACTCCACGCATCCTACGACTCGGCGGGGAGCGAGTCCCGACTCCGCGAGGAGAAACGGGTCGTCGAGGGGGTCGTCGGCCACGAGGTACGCGGTGTGCGCCACCACCACCTCCGGATCGAGGGCCGGGAGACGTGGGAGAAACACGCCCGAATCGGTCTGCGCTACGACACGAGCCTCGGGTCGGCGTCGAGCTACGGCTACGAGCACGGCTACCGCCCGCTCCGACCGTTCGGCGACGAGTTCCTCGTCTTCCCGCTCACGCTCATGGAGGTCGCGCTCCCCGACGTCGCGGCCGCCCCGGAGCGGGCCTGGTCCGTCTGCGAACGACTGCTGGCGGAGGCACGCGAGAACCGGGCTGTGTGTACCGTCCTCTGGCATCCCCGCTACTTCGACGAGCGGGAGTTTCCCGGGTTCACCGAGCTCTACCGCCGTCTCGTCGACCGTGCGCTCGCGATGGGCGCGTGGGTCGGCCCGCCGGGCGAGCTCCACGGGAGACTCGTCGACGGCCCGATCGCGGACTGTTGA
- the gvpA gene encoding gas vesicle protein GvpA, whose amino-acid sequence MSQTRPNTSSLAEVLDRILDKGVVIDLWVRVSLVGIEILTIEARVVIASVDTFLHYAKEISKLEHAIEEGDYESLEEIELEARPSG is encoded by the coding sequence ATGAGTCAAACACGACCGAACACGTCGAGTCTCGCCGAGGTACTGGACAGGATCCTCGACAAGGGTGTCGTCATCGACCTCTGGGTGCGGGTCTCGCTGGTCGGCATCGAGATCCTCACGATCGAGGCACGGGTCGTCATCGCCTCCGTCGACACGTTCCTGCACTACGCGAAGGAGATCTCGAAGCTCGAACACGCGATCGAGGAGGGCGACTACGAGTCCCTAGAGGAGATCGAGCTCGAAGCGAGACCGTCCGGCTGA
- a CDS encoding GNAT family N-acetyltransferase, producing the protein MDVERVDMAEWRRLLPDRGVEVFHTPAALSVVEEYATGELQLLAARRGEQPVGLFAAVVRETPLGSAVLSPPPGLGIPRLGPVLTPTSPKQRKRERAAERFAEGVIEHFGVDSPRTLFRVHCTPEYPDPRPFAWAGFDVGHAFTYALDVTAPLEDIRAGFSKSLRREIDDADDLGIEVTREAGEVARAIYEDTAARYEARGDTLALGWEYVRDLLSALGDRARVYVARTPEGAYLGGITVLYGPDRAYFWQGGVAESYEGTGVNGSIHWRIVADLATDPELEGVETYDLVGANTRRLCRYKAKFSAPLVAYPTVESNGVAMALAKRTYGLVS; encoded by the coding sequence ATGGACGTCGAACGCGTCGACATGGCGGAGTGGAGGCGGCTGCTCCCGGATCGGGGGGTCGAGGTGTTTCACACGCCCGCGGCGCTCTCGGTCGTCGAGGAGTACGCGACCGGCGAGTTGCAGCTGCTGGCGGCGAGAAGGGGCGAGCAGCCGGTCGGCCTCTTCGCGGCAGTCGTCCGCGAGACGCCGCTCGGGAGCGCCGTCCTCTCGCCTCCACCGGGGCTGGGGATCCCGCGTCTCGGACCGGTGCTCACGCCGACGAGCCCGAAACAGCGAAAGCGAGAGCGAGCGGCAGAGCGCTTCGCCGAGGGCGTGATCGAGCACTTCGGCGTCGACTCGCCGCGGACGCTCTTTCGCGTCCACTGCACTCCCGAGTATCCCGACCCGCGGCCGTTCGCCTGGGCGGGCTTCGACGTCGGCCACGCGTTCACCTACGCGCTCGACGTGACAGCTCCACTGGAGGATATACGGGCCGGGTTCAGCAAGAGCCTTCGACGGGAGATCGACGACGCCGACGACCTCGGGATCGAGGTCACTCGAGAGGCTGGGGAGGTCGCCCGGGCGATCTACGAGGACACCGCCGCCCGGTACGAGGCGCGAGGGGACACGCTCGCGCTCGGGTGGGAGTACGTCCGGGACCTCCTCTCCGCCCTCGGGGACCGTGCTCGCGTCTACGTCGCCCGCACGCCCGAGGGGGCGTACCTGGGCGGGATCACCGTCCTCTACGGGCCTGACCGGGCGTACTTCTGGCAGGGGGGCGTCGCCGAGAGCTACGAGGGCACGGGCGTGAACGGGTCGATCCACTGGCGGATCGTAGCGGACCTGGCGACCGATCCCGAACTCGAGGGTGTCGAGACGTACGACCTCGTCGGCGCGAACACCCGCCGGCTCTGTCGGTACAAGGCGAAGTTCTCCGCACCGCTCGTCGCCTACCCCACCGTCGAGTCGAACGGGGTGGCGATGGCACTCGCGAAGCGGACGTACGGACTCGTCTCCTAG